Proteins co-encoded in one Campylobacter concisus genomic window:
- the rpsQ gene encoding 30S ribosomal protein S17: MALKREIQGVVLQKAGDKTATILVERRVMHPRYHKFVKRFKKYLVHDEKNETRAGDTVVAIECRPLSARKNFRLKAVLAKGVE, encoded by the coding sequence ATGGCATTAAAAAGAGAAATTCAAGGTGTTGTTTTACAAAAAGCTGGAGATAAGACAGCTACTATTTTGGTAGAAAGACGCGTTATGCACCCAAGATACCATAAATTTGTAAAACGCTTTAAAAAGTATTTAGTTCACGATGAGAAAAATGAGACAAGAGCAGGCGATACAGTTGTTGCGATCGAGTGCAGACCACTTTCAGCTCGCAAGAATTTTCGCTTAAAAGCTGTATTAGCAAAGGGAGTTGAGTAA
- the rpsC gene encoding 30S ribosomal protein S3 yields MGQKVNPIGLRLGINRNWESRWFPTKQSLPENIGEDYKIRAFLKKKLYYAGISQILIERTAKKLRVTVVAARPGIIIGKKGQDVENLKNEVSKLIGKEVNVNIKEERKAQASAQLAAENVAMQLEKRVAFRRAMKKVIQGAQKSGAKGIKISVAGRLGGAEMARTEWYLEGRVPLHTLRAKIDYGVAEAHTTYGNIGIKVWIFKGEVLQKGVQPEKTEEEAPKKTRRARRGK; encoded by the coding sequence ATGGGACAAAAAGTAAATCCAATAGGTCTTAGACTAGGAATTAACCGCAACTGGGAATCTAGATGGTTTCCAACCAAACAAAGTCTTCCTGAAAACATCGGTGAAGATTATAAAATTCGTGCATTTTTAAAGAAAAAACTTTACTATGCAGGAATTAGCCAAATTCTAATCGAAAGAACGGCTAAAAAACTTCGTGTAACCGTAGTTGCAGCTCGTCCTGGTATCATCATCGGCAAAAAAGGTCAAGATGTTGAAAACCTAAAGAACGAAGTTAGCAAACTTATCGGCAAAGAAGTAAATGTAAATATCAAAGAAGAAAGAAAAGCTCAAGCTTCAGCTCAACTTGCTGCTGAAAACGTAGCTATGCAACTTGAAAAGCGTGTCGCATTTAGACGTGCTATGAAAAAAGTTATCCAAGGTGCTCAAAAATCAGGCGCTAAAGGTATCAAAATTTCAGTTGCTGGTCGTTTAGGTGGCGCTGAGATGGCAAGAACCGAGTGGTATCTAGAAGGTCGCGTTCCGCTTCATACTCTTAGAGCAAAGATTGATTACGGTGTAGCTGAGGCTCATACGACTTATGGAAACATAGGTATTAAAGTATGGATTTTTAAAGGTGAGGTTCTTCAAAAAGGTGTTCAACCTGAGAAAACCGAAGAAGAAGCACCTAAGAAAACACGTAGAGCAAGAAGAGGTAAATAA
- the rplX gene encoding 50S ribosomal protein L24: MANVKFKVKKGDTVKIIAGDDKGKTGKILAVLAKKGQVIVEGCKIAKKAIKPSEKTPNGGHVNKEMPIDISNVAKVEG; the protein is encoded by the coding sequence ATGGCTAATGTAAAATTTAAAGTCAAAAAGGGCGATACTGTTAAGATCATCGCTGGTGACGATAAAGGCAAAACTGGTAAAATTTTAGCAGTTCTTGCAAAAAAAGGTCAGGTTATAGTTGAGGGATGCAAAATAGCTAAAAAAGCTATCAAACCAAGCGAAAAAACTCCAAATGGTGGTCACGTAAATAAAGAGATGCCAATTGACATATCAAATGTCGCGAAAGTTGAAGGATAA
- the rplP gene encoding 50S ribosomal protein L16: MLMPKRTKFRKQMKGRNRGYATRGASLATGEFALKAVEAGRINSRQIEAARQALTRHVKRQAKIWIRVFPDKPLTKKPLQTRMGKGKAGVEEWVMNIKPGRIIFEMAGVSEELAREALTLALHKLPFKSKFVTRESENEIY, translated from the coding sequence ATGTTGATGCCTAAAAGAACGAAATTTCGTAAGCAAATGAAAGGTCGCAACCGTGGTTATGCGACTCGTGGAGCATCTTTAGCAACTGGCGAATTTGCACTTAAAGCTGTTGAGGCTGGTAGAATAAATTCTCGCCAAATAGAAGCTGCTCGTCAAGCTCTAACTCGTCACGTAAAAAGACAGGCTAAAATTTGGATTAGGGTTTTCCCTGATAAGCCACTTACTAAAAAACCTCTACAAACTCGTATGGGTAAAGGTAAGGCTGGAGTTGAAGAGTGGGTTATGAATATCAAACCTGGTCGTATAATATTTGAAATGGCTGGTGTTAGCGAAGAGTTGGCTCGTGAAGCTCTAACTTTGGCTTTACACAAACTTCCTTTCAAATCAAAATTTGTAACGCGAGAGAGTGAAAATGAAATATACTGA
- the rpsS gene encoding 30S ribosomal protein S19, giving the protein MARSLKKGPFVDDHVMKKVIAAKNANDNKPIKTWSRRSTIVPEMIGLTFNVHNGKSFIPVYVTENHIGYKLGEFAPTRTFKGHKGSVQKKIGK; this is encoded by the coding sequence ATGGCAAGATCACTCAAAAAAGGTCCTTTCGTAGATGATCATGTAATGAAAAAAGTTATTGCCGCAAAAAATGCAAACGATAACAAACCAATCAAAACTTGGTCAAGACGTAGCACGATTGTACCTGAAATGATTGGACTAACATTTAACGTTCACAATGGCAAGAGCTTTATTCCTGTATATGTTACAGAAAATCATATAGGCTATAAACTTGGCGAATTTGCTCCAACACGCACATTTAAGGGTCATAAAGGCTCAGTGCAAAAGAAAATCGGCAAGTAA
- the rpmC gene encoding 50S ribosomal protein L29: protein MKYTELKDKSVAELNALLKEKKVLLFTLRQKLKTMQLSNPNEISAVRKEIAQINTAISATRQGA from the coding sequence ATGAAATATACTGAGTTAAAAGATAAGAGCGTTGCAGAATTAAACGCGTTGCTAAAAGAGAAAAAGGTGCTTTTATTTACTTTAAGACAAAAGCTAAAAACTATGCAGTTAAGCAACCCTAATGAGATTAGTGCTGTTCGCAAAGAGATAGCTCAGATCAACACTGCAATTAGTGCAACAAGACAAGGGGCGTAA
- the rplN gene encoding 50S ribosomal protein L14 has translation MIQSFTRLAVADNSGAKELMCIKVLGGSKRRYATLGDIIVCSVKKALPNGKIKKGQVVKAVVVRTKKEVQRDNGSLIRFDENAAVILDSKKEPVGTRIFGPVGREVRYANFMKIVSLAPEVL, from the coding sequence ATGATTCAAAGTTTTACAAGACTTGCAGTTGCTGATAATAGTGGTGCAAAAGAGTTAATGTGTATAAAAGTTCTTGGTGGCAGCAAAAGACGATACGCTACACTTGGCGATATTATAGTTTGCTCTGTTAAAAAAGCTCTTCCAAATGGTAAGATCAAAAAAGGGCAGGTTGTAAAAGCTGTTGTTGTAAGAACTAAAAAAGAGGTTCAAAGAGATAATGGTTCGCTAATCCGCTTTGACGAGAATGCAGCTGTTATACTTGATAGCAAAAAAGAGCCAGTCGGCACTCGTATTTTTGGACCAGTTGGACGTGAAGTTAGATATGCTAACTTTATGAAGATTGTTTCGCTAGCTCCGGAGGTTTTATAA
- the rplV gene encoding 50S ribosomal protein L22, with product MSKAIIKFVRLSPTKARLIAREVQGMNAELALASLQFMPNRGAKFIANAISSAVANGGFEPEEVVVTSCRVDAGPVLKRFRPRARGTASKIRKPTSHVMVEVSKPEKKEA from the coding sequence ATGAGTAAAGCAATTATAAAATTCGTAAGACTTTCTCCTACAAAAGCAAGACTTATAGCAAGAGAAGTTCAAGGCATGAATGCCGAGCTAGCACTTGCAAGCTTGCAATTTATGCCAAATCGTGGTGCTAAATTTATAGCAAACGCTATTAGCTCAGCAGTAGCAAATGGCGGATTTGAGCCAGAAGAGGTTGTAGTAACTAGTTGCCGCGTTGACGCTGGTCCTGTATTAAAGAGATTTAGACCAAGAGCAAGAGGAACAGCGAGCAAAATTCGCAAACCTACTTCTCATGTAATGGTAGAAGTATCTAAACCTGAAAAGAAGGAAGCATAA